A window from Drosophila nasuta strain 15112-1781.00 chromosome 3, ASM2355853v1, whole genome shotgun sequence encodes these proteins:
- the LOC132791755 gene encoding uncharacterized protein LOC132791755, with protein sequence MFMWCERISATFAGVIVGLWYAKTFPAEDGKASKDNKGKDNKKK encoded by the coding sequence ATGTTTATGTGGTGTGAGCGCATTTCGGCGACCTTTGCTGGTGTCATCGTGGGGCTTTGGTATGCAAAGACATTCCCCGCCGAAGATGGCAAGGCCAGCAAGGACAACAAAGGCAAGGACAATAAAAAGAAGTAG